One part of the Salinivirga cyanobacteriivorans genome encodes these proteins:
- a CDS encoding response regulator transcription factor: MLEKTLILIVEDNPAEAAMVTDALEAQGYEVHAANDGQEGMEQFKNQPIDLVILDVMLPKEDGYEIAKKIRAIDNDIPIIFLTSKNMKDDQVSGFNAGGDDYVAKPFDNELLLLRINALLKRTTKSREDDCTYKIGDFNFDCKNLELKSSAEKRRMTKREADVLQMLCENLNEIVKREEMLTKIWGENDYFNGRSLDVFITKLRKYLKTDEKIKIENIHGVGFVLSVNA; encoded by the coding sequence ATGTTAGAAAAAACATTAATACTAATAGTAGAGGATAATCCTGCAGAAGCCGCAATGGTAACTGATGCTTTAGAAGCTCAAGGTTACGAAGTACACGCCGCAAATGACGGGCAGGAAGGAATGGAGCAATTCAAAAATCAACCAATTGACTTGGTCATTCTTGATGTGATGTTACCTAAAGAAGATGGATATGAAATAGCCAAAAAAATCAGGGCAATTGACAACGACATACCCATTATTTTCCTTACCTCTAAAAACATGAAAGACGACCAGGTCTCAGGATTTAATGCAGGTGGAGATGACTATGTAGCCAAGCCATTCGATAACGAACTACTGCTACTTAGAATAAATGCTTTACTTAAACGTACTACAAAAAGCCGTGAAGACGACTGCACCTATAAAATAGGTGATTTTAACTTTGATTGTAAGAACCTTGAATTAAAGAGCAGTGCCGAAAAACGCCGAATGACAAAAAGGGAAGCTGACGTTTTGCAAATGCTTTGCGAAAACTTGAACGAAATAGTAAAGCGTGAAGAAATGCTGACCAAAATCTGGGGCGAAAACGACTACTTTAACGGCAGGAGCCTTGATGTATTCATCACCAAATTAAGGAAGTACCTTAAAACCGATGAAAAAATAAAAATAGAGAACATCCACGGTGTAGGCTTTGTGCTAAGTGTAAACGCGTAA
- a CDS encoding YggS family pyridoxal phosphate-dependent enzyme, with protein sequence MSIKENLKKVKEETSPNITLVAVSKTKPVSDIIEAYDAGQVDFGENKAQELQKKQPELPDDIRWHMIGHMQRNKVKYIAPFVHMIHAVDSYKLAKEIQKQAAKNDRVIDCLLQFHIAEESTKFGFSKDEFFEVMQENNLLELKNIRFRGVMGMATFTEEQDQIRREFRHLKQIFDQIKDQFGPEFDQISMGMSQDYKIAIEEGATIIRVGSSIFGARNY encoded by the coding sequence ATGTCAATAAAAGAAAATTTAAAGAAAGTAAAAGAAGAAACCTCACCCAACATTACATTAGTAGCTGTTTCAAAAACCAAACCTGTTTCTGACATCATAGAAGCTTATGATGCAGGTCAGGTAGATTTTGGCGAGAACAAAGCCCAGGAACTACAAAAAAAACAACCTGAATTGCCGGATGATATCCGTTGGCACATGATCGGGCATATGCAGCGTAACAAAGTCAAGTATATTGCGCCGTTCGTACACATGATTCATGCTGTCGACTCATATAAACTGGCCAAAGAAATACAAAAACAAGCTGCGAAAAACGACCGGGTGATAGATTGCCTATTACAATTCCATATTGCTGAAGAGTCTACAAAATTTGGTTTTTCGAAAGATGAGTTTTTTGAAGTAATGCAGGAAAACAATCTGTTAGAACTGAAAAACATTCGATTCAGAGGCGTAATGGGTATGGCAACCTTCACAGAAGAGCAGGATCAAATTAGACGGGAATTCAGACATTTAAAACAAATTTTCGATCAGATTAAGGACCAATTTGGCCCCGAATTCGACCAAATATCCATGGGAATGTCCCAGGATTACAAAATTGCCATTGAAGAGGGAGCTACAATAATTCGTGTAGGAAGTTCTATTTTCGGAGCCCGCAATTACTAA